The following coding sequences lie in one Phalacrocorax carbo chromosome 3, bPhaCar2.1, whole genome shotgun sequence genomic window:
- the LOC104049880 gene encoding LOW QUALITY PROTEIN: trace amine-associated receptor 2-like (The sequence of the model RefSeq protein was modified relative to this genomic sequence to represent the inferred CDS: inserted 1 base in 1 codon) → MLSPDILRDLTDCSEFGNISCPESIRSPGVGGVMYLFITVAFILXGNLAIIISMSYFKQLHSPTSFLILSTDFLLRFAITPSSTMSSVENCWYLGMTICRVRHSFSLMLCLVSIFHLCSMAVGWFYAICHPLHYASTMTATAIVAVCWSVPATFFGVVFSEAYASGIEVYCFFNKIKPILYDIYLYLCSLLMP, encoded by the exons ATGCTTTCTCCAGATATCTTGAGGGATTTGACCGATTGCTCTGAGTTTGGAAATATATCCTGTCCTGAGAGCATTAGGTCACCAGGAGTAGGAGGGGTAATGTATCTATTCATAACAGTAGCCTTCATTC AGGGAAACCTGGCCATAATCATTTCCATGTCATATTTCAAGCAGCTTCATTCTCCAACCAGTTTCCTCATCCTATCCACGGATTTCCTTCTGCGCTTTGCTATTACGCCCAGCAGCACGATGAGCTCTGTGGAGAACTGCTGGTATCTTGGGATGACAATCTGCAGAGTTCGTCACAGTTTCAGCCTGATGCTCTGCTTAGTTTCCATTTTCCATCTTTGTTCCATGGCTGTGGGTTGGTTTTATGCCATCTGCCACCCTCTGCACTATGCCAGCACCATGACTGCCACAGCCATCGTAGCTGTGTGCTGGTCAGTGCCAGCtactttttttggtgtggtgttCTCGGAAGCTTATGCTTCTGGGATTGAGGTCTATTGTTTCTTCAATAAAATCAAACCCATTTTATATGATATTTATTTATACTTGTGTTCACTCTTAATGCCTTGA